A stretch of DNA from Cyanobacteriota bacterium:
CGTCTCAAGTTCCTTAAGTCAAACAACAAAGAGCGCAACTTTATTGTTGACCTGGTTAGAGGACTTGCACTCGCTAATCCAGCTATTGCTTTTAGCTTAGTGATTGATGATCGTTCTGTGGTGAAGACTTCAGGAAGCTCTGACCTTAAGGCAACGATTGGAGAGATCTTTTCTGAGTCGATTTGCGGGGCTTTAGTCAAGCTTGATATGGAGAGGTCGGGTATCAATGTCACTGGCTATACAACTCAAGCTCATGTAACTCGCTCTGACAAGCGCGGTATTTTTACTATCGTCAATGGTAGGCTGGTGAGCTGTTATATTCTACGTTCCGCTCTTGAGGCGGTTTATCGGGATATATTGCCGCCAGGCAAGTCGCCAATTGCAGTGATTCAACTTGAGCTTGATAAAGCGGATGTTGATGTTAATGTGCACCCAAACAAAAAAGAACTTAGGTACAAAGATACCAACAAGGTCTATACCCTAGTTGGTGACGCTACTGCTAAAGCGCTTGCTGATAATCATTATCAATCGCAAGAGAGTTTCCAACCGAGCTTTAGAGATTACCAAGTTTCGCAACCGAGTTTGATCGAGCCGAAACAGCAAGAACCTGCTAGCCAAGCTATTATTGCAAAGCCAAATTATCAAGAACATTTTAGTTATGAATCGCGAACCGTAGAGAGATTGGAATCAACTAATCGCAAATTTGTTTCTCGTTTTGGTTCAGTAGATATTTCTATTGTTGATGCCAAGGGTCTTGAGACCGTAATTGAATCTCTTGGTAATAAAACAAGTTTTGAGATAGTAAGCAAGAATGATAAGCAAGCAGCGATTGTCAAAGGTGATTTTATTGGCGATAACTGGCTCAAAGACAAGTATCTAGGATTCTTGCATGACTTAGCTGCTGATATTCTTGCACGTAACAATCTTGAAACTAATTTCAAAAAACCAATTTCGAAAACAAGTTCAAGACCAGCAGCCAAGCCCAATCTCTCGCAACTTGAAGAGATTTGGCAACGTGATAATTATAGTTGCGTCTATTGCGGCAAGGCGCTTTTGCATCCAGAGATAGTCAAAGAGTCATTGGTCAAGTGCCACGACCCAAAAGAACTTAATAAACACCTTGCTAGTTTCGATCATCACAATCCAGCCTCTAAATTTC
This window harbors:
- the mutL gene encoding DNA mismatch repair endonuclease MutL, translating into MSIQILPEHIANQIAAGEVVEGPSSIIKELVENSIDAAATKIDIELSKQLLKIVVVDNGTGMSPEDLVLAFKRHATSKITVIEDLYNLDTNGFRGEALASISAVSRLTCVTKRDEDTHASKIYIENDKQELSQAGAATGTKIVIDDLFFNTPARLKFLKSNNKERNFIVDLVRGLALANPAIAFSLVIDDRSVVKTSGSSDLKATIGEIFSESICGALVKLDMERSGINVTGYTTQAHVTRSDKRGIFTIVNGRLVSCYILRSALEAVYRDILPPGKSPIAVIQLELDKADVDVNVHPNKKELRYKDTNKVYTLVGDATAKALADNHYQSQESFQPSFRDYQVSQPSLIEPKQQEPASQAIIAKPNYQEHFSYESRTVERLESTNRKFVSRFGSVDISIVDAKGLETVIESLGNKTSFEIVSKNDKQAAIVKGDFIGDNWLKDKYLGFLHDLAADILARNNLETNFKKPISKTSSRPAAKPNLSQLEEIWQRDNYSCVYCGKALLHPEIVKESLVKCHDPKELNKHLASFDHHNPASKFPELNQDSRNLFACCQECNIKKSDSLATKTWAPQEHNSWEDAPVAIAGIEFEAAN